The sequence below is a genomic window from Oreochromis aureus strain Israel breed Guangdong linkage group 12, ZZ_aureus, whole genome shotgun sequence.
TCGGGTCTCCAGGCTGGAGTGAAAATAGATGGGGGCCATTACACCAGAAGATGGAGGATTTAACCAGGGGTCCTCATGGCTGCTGTGAAGGTGTGGAGTTACTACAGCGCCCGTGTCCTAGGAGGATGGGGCCCGCTGCTTTGCATCGCCCTCGGCTCACTGGTGGCGCTCCTGATGCCCATGGTTGGGGTGGAGGATCAGTGCTGTGCCTCCCTGAGAGGCATCGCTCAGCTCCGCTGCCAGCTGTGGGGAAGTCCACAGCAGCATCCAGCTGTGCAGTCCACCAGCCTCACCGTCCCCTTCACTGCTCTTGATGTGCTGCCTCAGAAGCCCAAGCCGACCAAAGGTACACACACGTTGTTTACTGACTGTGGAGGTCAGCTTAGTGCCATATGCAGAACAAGATTAACCATATGTCGAGAAAGAAGGCCCGTGTGAACTCATCTAGTGCTTAATTTAACAAATTTATAGAGAAAACTGCGTGCCCTTAATCGCCTTCAAGCTCTGATCGTATTAGTTTTTCCTGTATGTTGGGATTTCTGAATGACGGTATTGTGAAGACGTCAGCTTGTAATTCTCCAAATCCTCTGCAAATTGTAGGCATTTTCACACTGTTTTCTAACTGTGAAGACCAGCGAACTGTTAAGGACAAAAAGGAAGCATATCaactaaatgtaaaaataacaaatttgCGGTTCCAGTGTTTTAAGTTGAATATTAGTTCCCTGAATGATTTCTGAAGTTGTTGAAAATTCTAGTTCATCCAAGTGTAATAaacgtttttttaaattaattaattaattaatttatttatttattcatattttgtcATGACATGACCTGCTGTTTTACTGCATCTTCACTGCTCACCCTGTCCATCATGTCGTGATTGCAGAGATGGAGCTGGAGGCCAAAGCTGCACTGCAGTTGGCTCAGGAGATGAAGAAACTTGGGAAGAGGGAGAAGGCTCACAAGCTGCTGGTGCATGCACTTAGCATGAACCCAGACTTTGTGGATGCCCTGACGGAGCTGGGGACCATTttagaggaggagaaggatgTCGTCCAGGCAGATCACCTCTACACCAAGGCCCTGGCCATCTCACCGTGCAACGAGAGAGCTCTGGTTAGCCGAGACCGGACCCTTCCCCTGGTGGAAGAGATCGATCAGCGTTACTTCAGCATCATCGACAGTAAAGTGCGCCAGCTTATGTCCATTCCTAAAGGGAACTCTGCATTCCGCCGAGTGATGGAGGAGACCTACTACCACCACATCTACCACACCGTGGCCATTGAAGGCAGCACGCTCACGCTGTCAGAGATTCGTCACATCATTGAGACGCGTTACGCCGTCCCCGGAAAGAGCCTGCAGGAGCAGAACGAGGCGATCGGGGTGGATGCGGCCATGAAGTACATCAACACGACGCTGTTGTCCAGATCAGGAGCCATCACCGTCAACGACATCCTGGAGATCCACCGGCGGGTGCTCGGCTACGTAGACCCCGTGGAGGGAGGGAGGCTGCGCACCAACCAGGTGTTTGTGGGCCACCACATCCCTCCTCACCCTCGGGACCTGCAGCGACACATGCAGGAGCTCGTTCAGTGGCTCAACTCCGACGAGGCGCTGCAGCTTCACCCCGTGGAATACGCTGCACTCGCCCACTATAAACTGGTGTACATACACCCATTTGTTGACGGCAACGGACGCACGTCACGGCTGCTCATGAACCTCGTGCTCATGCAAGCGAGATACCCACCAATTACTATCCGCAAGGAACAACGGGCTGAATACTACGCTGCTCTGGACACAGCCAATGAGGGTGATGTGCGGCCCTTCATCCGCTTTATTGccaaatgtacagaaataacGTTGGACACGTTGTTGATTTCTACAACGGAGCACGCCGTAGGGCTGCCGGGAGCAGGCCAGGACCAGACCTGTTTCGACTGCAAGCAGACCATCCCATTCCACAACTGAGCATAGGGTAGGGAGAAAGGAGCGTGGCAACACTGGTATGCAAACATAGATGTCAGTTCATTTCAAAGCTCCATCATAAAATGTGAATTCCTTTGTCCACATCGTACCCATCATTCCCTCCTCAGTTTGGATTCTGTGCCCGCTGAATTCATCAGCCTGCTTCAGGAAGATGAACTAAAATTTGCTTTTTGTTGTGTCAGGTTTGCTTTCCCACACCTAATTTTCCTACGCAATGAAAAGTCGTGTTGTGGGAGAGTTTAGGTGTTTTAATTCTCCATCATATTACGAGGAGGAAACTAAACAAGATTTCTGTCTGACTTGAATCTTCGGTTTCAACTGCGGGTGTGCACGGTGAACATTTAGTTCTTTGACATAAAGATGACGTCTCCAGACACTGTAATGCACTTTCctgtattttcttatttattttaaaataaaagttgtcTATAATGAGCAAAGTCGGGCATCATTTGTATGACTTTATTAAAACAAGTTTCAGACCAGAAAAGAAGGGAgggaaaagaaatatgacgTGATTTCATTTGTTCTATAGGGACCCCCCCCCCTTCAAAAAAACACAAGGGGTAAAAATAAAAGGATAAAAgtcaaaaagcacaaaataaatactgagattaaacaaacaaaaatagccTTTTATTATTTACCTCTATTCCAAATGTAAAACACTGACTATAGAAATTATACAAACAGCAATGCACATAACAGAATACAACCTTTTTAGTATAGACATAAAACAGAAGGTGACTTCTACAACTTCAAcatctttaacttttttttctcctttttcttttttaattaggCCACTGCGGTGAGAGCAATACATACAGCTTGTATCCCATCTGTTTTGATAACTTAAGATTTATCACAAACTAtgctgaccttttttttttttttttaaacatgtttaccGAGTATCCTGTACACAAACAGAATTTTATTAATGTGTAAAACAAGACGAGTGGACATCGACCCCCTGAAACACGGGATTACTGAAATGGGAACTGCATAGATTCTGACCATCCTCTTGTTTTTCCAGAGAGCGACATCGACTCTGTAAAGAAAACCAAACCACACTTATAAAAACAGCTCGAGTTTATAttcacactttttttaaaacaactttaGACTAATGGGTGTCTTCTTCCAATATTAAGTGCTAGAGGGCTGCAAGCGTCTCTTTTTCACCAAATACTCTGCTGTGGTAATTTTCTCCAAGGGTTAATATCAAATAATGTGAAAGCCAATTAAAAATTCGCCAATGTAGACAAAACTAATGACTGAAAATTGTCTTGAAGGATAAAACCTTTCTTCTTTCTGAGCTGCAGACTACAGCCTCACGAGGCCCACACGGAGCCAGGTGTTTCCTGCCATCAAAGCGCTTCAGAATCGCCGGCTTCCTGCTTATGTGCACCCTCTTAAATTTCAGGCAGGTACCCTTCATTCCTCTTTAAATGTGACTGATGTTCTCCGAATGAACAGACGGGCcacacacagaaatataaaaatataagcGAGGTTACTTAAAACAGATCTGTGAATACTTTAACTCAAGCCTCAGCTGTGTGGCGCAGGACGGCAGCTTTCAAGCCGTCTTAAAAGGTCTTTTTTTGACAGTAGCTTTAGAGGTTCTCTGTAGCATAATAATACTGGACATTAGTACTACATGGTGACTCGGAGATGGTGttacataaaaaataatgaatcGGCTGTACTATAAGGTCAAGAAATAAAACGATTTCGGCTCCTTAAAAAACATCTGGAGAGTGTCTTTTCATCACTAGCACATCCAATATTATGTACACACACCAACTATATTACACCACGTCCAAACTTTTGCATATACCTATTTAAAACAACATTCACAAGTTTGGCtgttttgaatatttaaaaaaatactctcCCATATGCTTCTGTCAAAGTCCCTTACagtgcacaacaacaacaacaacaacaaaagagaaaaacaaaaaaaggaaacctTGCAACAATTTTAGATACAGTATATTTACACACAAATATGATAcacttttaataaaacatcCTGGCTGCCACCTTCGAAACACACCCATCAAAAACAATCCGACACACTCTTTGAAAAGGGCTCGTGATGGGGATTTAAGGCAATCTCGCAGAACGGATGGTGAGAGCATGACCGGGATTAAAGGGACATCAGGTAACCggttacaaaaaagaaaaaaaaattaatcaagGACACCCATTTGTAAGGACACAAGATGGCTTTCAGTGTGAAGGCGGTCGTCACGCTCTCGCCTGTCTTCTCACATGTTGAGGAGCATCTTGGCAAAGTCTGAATTTGACAACTGCTTCGGCTCTCCGGCTGCATTTCCTGCTGCGCTGGCTGGCTCTCCGTCCGCCGCGCTCCCGTTCTCCACTTTGCCGGTGGGCGCGGATTGTCGGTGCAGGGAACGAGGGAGCATGGAGAGCTGGGTGCGTCCTTTCCCTCTCCtgggaaaaggaaaggaaaatagTTGAATTTTGACCCCTGTCTTTATTACCAATATAGATCTGGGAATCAGGGAAGAGCGATTGCAAGCATTTTATGGAAGAAACATTTTGGGAAACTTACGCTCCGTAGACCTGGCGAGGCATCGCGTCTCCCGTGGGCCTGCTCGACCCAGGTTTATCTGTCGCGTTTCTGCGAGGAGGGTTGCTTATAGCAACAGAGATTTTGTTGCCCTCCACTTCTATGCCGTCCATTTTCAGCACTGCCTGAGAGGCCTGGGTTTCATCTGCAAACTCAACATATGCCAGACCCTGCAGAGTCACACACAGCATAAGAGGGTTAACACACCAACAACTTCGCCCTGCGTGTGGGTCAAAGGCAGCGATCGCTAGTTCGATTATCTCACCGCTGTGCGCTTTATTCCTCACCTTGGGTTTTCCTGAGCGATACGTGACCAAACGAACTTCTTTGATGGTGCCGTGATTTTTGCAGATTTCCGCCAGCTGCTCCTTAGTGCATGAGAACGGCAGCCCAGAGATGAAGATTTTGTGTTTCTCCATCATCGTGTTGTATTTAAACACCTACAAGGACATGAGCGTGAAGATATCTGTTAGCCAAGCTGGATGAAAAACTCATTGAATTGATAATTAGTCACAATATTTTAGCACCTAAAATAATAATCTTGGACTGGGTGAAGTGGCATAGGTAGCCAtattaactaaataaaaatgatgaggCATTTAAGTTCAACACAAATGCAGGAACTGAGCCACGCTTACCTTAAAGtcaggatttttgtttttgtcaacacACGGCGACACAAACACGGGCCTGCCCCCCACGTCCCGTCGGTCCAGCTTCAGGGCTTCAGGGACTGACACTGGGGATTCAAACTGTACATAACCGTAGCCTCTGAAGCTTCCTTTACCAGTAAAGATCGGGCGAATCTGCTTGATCGGACCGCAGGTCTCAAACAGCGTCCTGAGCTTCGCCTCTGGCTCCTCCAGGGTGTACGCCAGATTGCTGACGAACACGCTGCTGTTGTCATTTCGAAGCTCCAGGTTGTCTTCATTCTGCCTGTGGGCaggtggagctgctgctgctccttgtGGGGCTTTTTTAGTAGCAGGCGGAGCAGGCTTATATCCAGGGGGCGTGGCCTTTCCAAAGGGTCCAGTCTCTGTCTCCATGTACTCATCTGTGGGTTGGTCAGCGTTTCCTCGGTGCCTTTTAGGACCTTGTTATGTCACAGAGAAACAAAACGTTAGAATCACATTTAGTTTTGGTTACAAAAAACTACAAGTCCATCTCTCCGGCTAAGCAGTCTATTTCACCTGCGTCCTCATTCCATTCATCTTGATAATCGTCCTGTTCTGctttcctcttctccccagCTCGTGTTCCCTTCTGGACCTTCTTCTGAGCCTTCTTTTCTACCTTGGCTTTCCGccgctgctcagctctctcgTCCTCTTGCCGAGCCAGGTTGGCTTCTTTCTCAGCTGCCTAACAGATGGTCAGAACATGGTAACATTAGCCAAAGGCAGCCAAACGATACACCTGGCCGGCGCAGTACTGCTGACAAGAGCTCCTACCTTCGCTCGCTGTTCATTAATCCTGTTCAGCCGGGTCTCTGTCTTCTGCACAGCGAAGTCCCAGTCCTCCAGAGAACCTGTAGGTGGGAACGTGTAGCATAAAGCCATACTGTGTCAAAttctccctttttaaaaaaaaattaaataacgATTTATAATGAATTTATAAGAATTTTTAGTTTGAGGCTCACCTTCCACCCTCTCAAAGCTGAGCAGGACTTCACATACATGCTCTGGGTAGTCTGAGGTGCACTGAACTGCTCTGTGGAGAGCTTTTCGACAGTGAATCGAGTCCCCATATGAcctgaagattaaaaaaaaagcaaaaaccatcaagcacAACCATTTTTTTAGTTAGTTAGAAAGGCATCAGCCACTTaaattagtttttcccagtCAGGCATCTCCTGTCTAACTCGCACACCGAAAATTGTTCTTTAGAATAAAAACAAGTCCAGTTACACTGACATGTACTGCATATGTGTACTGTGAGCATGCAGTCAAATACATTTGGACAAATTGCTGGTAAATTCACTGCTTTCCATTCAAGAAAAGACTATCCCgtgaatgtatttatttattttacagtattgTCCAAAAGTCTTCAGCAACCTTtcatttcttaatattttgcTCAGAAACTGAGAAATAGGCGCagcaataaaacagtaaaacaactTGACAGCCTCAcatccactgagaccatttcggATAAGGCTTCAGTAAACAGTAGATGAGCCAGATCTCTCAGGTCTTTGCTGCATTCGTTCCTACGTCTTCGTGActtgactttcagatactgttcatctgctctgtatagttttttttaagccCGACACTTTTTCTGTTGTc
It includes:
- the ficd gene encoding protein adenylyltransferase FICD, encoding MAAVKVWSYYSARVLGGWGPLLCIALGSLVALLMPMVGVEDQCCASLRGIAQLRCQLWGSPQQHPAVQSTSLTVPFTALDVLPQKPKPTKEMELEAKAALQLAQEMKKLGKREKAHKLLVHALSMNPDFVDALTELGTILEEEKDVVQADHLYTKALAISPCNERALVSRDRTLPLVEEIDQRYFSIIDSKVRQLMSIPKGNSAFRRVMEETYYHHIYHTVAIEGSTLTLSEIRHIIETRYAVPGKSLQEQNEAIGVDAAMKYINTTLLSRSGAITVNDILEIHRRVLGYVDPVEGGRLRTNQVFVGHHIPPHPRDLQRHMQELVQWLNSDEALQLHPVEYAALAHYKLVYIHPFVDGNGRTSRLLMNLVLMQARYPPITIRKEQRAEYYAALDTANEGDVRPFIRFIAKCTEITLDTLLISTTEHAVGLPGAGQDQTCFDCKQTIPFHN